In Pirellula sp. SH-Sr6A, the DNA window GATGTTGACTGGTTCTGGGCAAGGCATTTCGATGGCAGCTGAGCCCCCTAAGTTTTACTTCGGAGAGTATCCTCCCAACTTCTTCGATTTCATCATTATCGATGAGTGTCACCGCGGTGGAGCAAATGACGAAAGCTCCTGGCGAGGGATACTCGAATATTTCTCACCAGCAGTGCAGCTTGGATTGACGGCCACACCAAAACGAAAAAACAACATCGATACCTACGAGTATTTTGGCGAGCCAGTTTTCATCTATTCGTTGAAAGACGGAATCAACGATGGATTCCTCACGCCATTCAAGGTCAAGCAAATTTCAACGACTTTGGACGAGTATGTCTATACCGCTGACGATACTGTAGTCGAAGGCGACATCGAAACAGGCAAGCGATACGAAGAAAAGGACTTCAACAAGATTATTGAGATCAAGGAACGTGAGAGGAAGCGTGTCGAGATTTTCATGAGTCAAATTGACCAGCGTGAAAAGACGCTAGTCCTCAAACAAGCGAACGCTTGTTCGTCTTAGCTTGATTTTCGCTGCGCAGCGGTCACCGAGCCAGCAGTGCTGGTCGCTTTTTTTCAATTGCTTGCTCTCCATTGTTTTATTTTATCTGGGTTAGGCGTTGCGGTTACGGTTCGCTTTGGACTTACGATGCCCCAAGCTCTTCTTGCTAGCTCGTTTCCGTGCTAGCGATTCGATGCTACAGATTGAGCACAGCACACAATCGGAAGAATGCTGATGTGTAGTCCGTCCAGTTCAGGAGCCGATGAATCGTTTTCCTGGCATGTCGTAGAATTTGGCATGGCACATGAATGAACACGGACAGAAACGTTTTAAATTCCATTGTTAGGAGCCGTTTCTTTTCTGCTTGATGTTCTTGCTCTTGACCAGTCACCACGGGGGTCAGTAGTGCAGACCAGGATTTTAGGTTCCACGCAATACTCGTTATCACCATATACGCCCAGTTGCTTTCCAAATTGTCCACCGGAGCGCACAGCGATCGAACTCCACCGGAGAGTTGTGCTATCAAATTTTCTTGGTCGCATCGGTCATTGCAGCCAAAAACAATGTCCTCGCTCGATACCGAGGGCATGTCGTTGCTGATGTAAAAGAAGTAGCGGATCTCGTCGATGAGCCGAACATCGCCCTGCTCTTTGGAGACGTTCTTCCGAACAACCACCATTCGATACGTTTTCTCGCAGGCGTTGGGTTGGTATTCGAACTCGGCCACTTCCTCATGTAGTAACTCCAGATGGACGTAATTGCGTTCCCGAATGATTTGGCGTTTGACATTGGTGGGTTTGGTACGAGTTTCATTGGTCTTGTTTTTTGGCAAGGCGCGGGTGAGTTTCTTCCATGCCGACGCATCCAAGTTGTCTGCGATTTCCTTCAGATTCGCTCGCGCCTCATAACCGAACTGGAAGCGTACTCCCAGGGCGTCCCATCCGTCGAGATACTCCGTCTGCGAGAACTTGCAGTCCCCTCGCATTCGAATGCGCCGGAAGCCTCCAGCGATACAAGTGCAGATCGCCTTATCTAAGTAGGCTGCCGCGTTGTGAGCGCTGTGAACCGAACCGCTGCGATTCACAATCGCAAGTACTTCTTTGGTGTTGGCTAAGCTGACCAGCAAAGGGTGGTATCCCCAACTCCCCTTGTACGAGATATCCATTCCTTCTTTGCACTCGGCTGTAGTTGCCACGATAACGCCATCGACATCGATAAGGGCTTGGTCAAAGAACGCATCATCCTGTTGTCTCCATACGTTGATCCTGGCTTCGTTAATAGCTTGCATCAGGGAGTCGATGTCGGATTGATGGAATCGACGGCAGAAATCGCCTGCCGTGGTTGGATCAGGAATCGAATCGGCACCGATCGCATCGAGGAATGTCGAATCGTTTCGAAGACGCTCCAAATGCTCCAGCCTCGTTCCGTTGCATAGAACATTCATAACCATCGCGAGGACGTGGTCGGATTCATGATAAGGAGCATGTGACTTTAAGAGTTGGACACGATGATTGATGGCATCGGTCAATCCGACATGCCCGGCGAGCTTGAGCATGGCGGAGACACCAGCGTAGCTGATGGCATGGGTGCGATCAGCAAGTTCGTATTTGACAGAGTTGGTAGCGAGAACGGGATTCGGATTCGAGATACCACGAGAGAAGCGATTCTCCCTTGCTACTGCGAGCCTTTTCAGGATTTGCTTCTTGCGTGCACCGATACGTTTTGCGAAACTTGACTTCACCTGAAACCCTCCGTGTGTGTGGCTTAATCGATTTGTTGTTACTTCGTTAAACCGCAAAAACACCGGGAGGTTTCAGGTTTTTTTACGAAAATCTCAAACGAACTCAACCAAGCTTCGCTTGATCGAGGGCTAGTCTTCTGTGCAACTCAACTCCATGCACTCGTTGTTCGGGATCTCATCAATCAAATCAAAACAAGCAAGGGACCTGATTACTGCCAGCGTGTAACAGCCAACGACGGTGCTCTAGGTGAGCAGCACCTAAGGGATTTTCAGGACAATGAACGGTCGATTCCCACTATCCTGACTACTTCGCAAAAGCTATCAACCGGCGTAGACGCAAGAAACATTCGCAACATCGTCTTAATGCGTCCAGTTGATTCAATGATTGAGTTCAAACAGATCATCGGGCGTGGTACTCGTCTCTACGACGGCAAAGACTATTTCACCATATACGATTTTGTGAAGGCCTATCACCATTTCAGCGACCCAGAGTGGGACGGTGAGCCGCTCGAGCCCAATCCGTGTTCAAAATGTAGTCAAAATCCATGCGTTTGCGAGCCCACCACTCCTCAACCATGTGCAACGTGCTGTAACTCGCCTTGCAGTTGTCCAAAAGAACCGTGTCCTGATTGCGGACAGTTTCGATGTGTTTGCAATCGTAAAAAGAAGGCAACTGTAAAACTTGCAGATGGCAAGGCGCGATCCATCCAGCACATGATGGTGACCAGCTTTTGGCATCCAGATGGAACTCCTATGTCGGCCCAACAGTTCATGGAACAACTCTTCGGCAAACTACCAGAATTTTTCAAGGATGAATCTGAGTTGCGGGCAATTTGGAGTGTGCCCGATACGCGTGCCAAGCTCCTAGATGGACTGTCCGAAAAGGGATTTGGCAACGCACAGATGGCCGAAATGCAACGGATCATCGACGCGGAGAAAAGCGACCTGTTCGACGTGCTGGCCTATGTCGCTTATGCGTTACCCACAAAGACCCGCGAAGAACGCGCCAACCAAGCTCGGCTGGAAATTAACGCCAATTTTAATGCAAAGCAGCAGGCGTTTCTCGATTTCGTGCTAGCACACTACGTTACCGAAGGCGTTCACGAACTCGCAACCGAAAAGCTCACACCGCTTTTGCGATTGAAATACAATAATAGCATCGCCGATGCCGTCTCTGATCTCGGACATCCCAATGAGATTGGAAAAGTGTTCGCGGACTTTCAGCACTATCTATATGAGGAAGCGGCTTGAGCGACGCGCAATTAAACTAACATTTCGCGAGGCGGCAACTTCGCCAACCTAGAAAATTCTGATGACCAAAGTTAAACAACGACCGAAGCGATTTCTAATCAAGGACAGGCAATGGCGTCGAGCATAGCTCCAATCACATTACCACTACCAACAAGTACCGGCGCGACACCAAGTGATTTCGTTCATGCGGGGAGGCCTATTCCAGCGATTGAGAGAATTCGATTATTTGAGCCCACGGCATGGGAGGAGTTTGTGTTGGAGTGGGCAGATAGCTTGCGAACCGAGTATGAGAGGGTAGAACGTTGCGGCGGCGCTGGCGACTGCGGTCGGGACATCATAGGCATTAGCAAATGTGGAACCGGGCAATGGGACAACTACCAGTGCAAGCATTATCGCGATCCTGTGACACCCACTGACATTTGGTTAGAACTTGGCAAACTCGTATATTACACACATCAAGGCGTATACACGTATCCAAGAAAATACTCTTTTGTTGCACCCCAAGGGGCAGGAAACAAATTATCGCGACTCTTGAGAGATCCTAGCCTGCTAAAAAGTCAACTAATTCAGAATTGGGATGCTTATTGCCGGAATGGCATCACCAGTACAGGCGTAATCTCACTCGATGCATCCCTTACAACACATCTTGGCCAACTAGATTTTTCGATTTTCGACGCCATCCCGCCGCTACGAATAATTGATGGGCATGCGAAGACAAGATGGCATGTCGCACGCTTCGGTGGTGGCCTACCCGCGAGACCTCCCATCGCAAGTCCTCCAAGCACTCCCACTGCAGAAGAGATTACTTATATCCGGCATCTTCTCGAGGCTTATGGCTCCCATTTAAATCGAGTAATTGAGCGCCTAGATGATCTCTCGGATGATGAACTAAAGGCACACCTTCTCGATTCTCGACGTGAGTTTTACAGTGCGGAATCATTGAGGGCGTTTTCTCGCGATACATTGCCTCCCGGTGAATTTGAAGTGCTTCAAGATGAGCTGCATAGTGGAATCTGCGATGAAGTAAGGGGAGAACACAGTAACGGCTACCATCGAGTTCTCGCTGTAGTCAGGGTAGCTCGCTCACTCCAGCTTACGGCACATGCTCTCGTGAGCCGCTTGACAGTTCGAGATCGCGGAGGAATTTGTCATCAACTCGCAAACGATAACAAGTTGAGGTGGGTAAAGTGAGCAATACTGATACTCGACTTAACCTCTTCAATAGTCCTGTTGAAGTTGGTCTTAGAGCTCTGGTAATTTTGACGGACATTTTTCCTGACGCCTGTACTTTAGACAGGCTCGTAATTCTGGACTATTTTGTTATCCACTCCGACGATCTTCCTGAAGGCCCGCTAGGTCTCCATCCCAAAACGCCTCATCGAAGCGGCGAAATACTGGTCCGTAGAAATACGCTTCAAGCAGGTCTTATGCTTTTCCAAAGTCGAGGTTTAATTGAGATTCAATACCGCAAGAACGGAGTTTGCTATGCCGCAATGGAAACATCATCAAGCTTCCTAGACGCAATCGATGCGGAATATGTGACTGATTTGCGTAACCGGTCGGCATGGTTGAACTCCACGCTAGGTAACATGCCGGATGTTGAGCTTCACTCCGTTGTTCAATCCAATCTAGGGGTGTGGGGAGCCGAGTTCGAAATGGAATCGGTCTTGCATCTGGAGGACAAAGAATGAGCAACTTTGGATTCTATTTGAAACAATTAACGCTGCGTGGAGCGGGGCTTCAGGACGCATCAATCGACTTTGACGATGGCCTAAATGTTGTCACCGGTCCATCCGACACCGGGAAAACCTTCATCTCCCAATGTATCGACTTCATGTTCGGTGGAAGCAATCCCCCGGAGGAAATACCGGAAGCGGAAGGTTACGATGAAATTTTCCTTTCACTGGTTAGTCGAAATGACAATAGAACTCACGTTCTATCGAGAGGACGGCGTGGAGGCGCATTTG includes these proteins:
- a CDS encoding IS1380 family transposase produces the protein MKSSFAKRIGARKKQILKRLAVARENRFSRGISNPNPVLATNSVKYELADRTHAISYAGVSAMLKLAGHVGLTDAINHRVQLLKSHAPYHESDHVLAMVMNVLCNGTRLEHLERLRNDSTFLDAIGADSIPDPTTAGDFCRRFHQSDIDSLMQAINEARINVWRQQDDAFFDQALIDVDGVIVATTAECKEGMDISYKGSWGYHPLLVSLANTKEVLAIVNRSGSVHSAHNAAAYLDKAICTCIAGGFRRIRMRGDCKFSQTEYLDGWDALGVRFQFGYEARANLKEIADNLDASAWKKLTRALPKNKTNETRTKPTNVKRQIIRERNYVHLELLHEEVAEFEYQPNACEKTYRMVVVRKNVSKEQGDVRLIDEIRYFFYISNDMPSVSSEDIVFGCNDRCDQENLIAQLSGGVRSLCAPVDNLESNWAYMVITSIAWNLKSWSALLTPVVTGQEQEHQAEKKRLLTMEFKTFLSVFIHVPCQILRHARKTIHRLLNWTDYTSAFFRLCAVLNL
- a CDS encoding type I restriction-modification enzyme R subunit C-terminal domain-containing protein, which produces MIEFKQIIGRGTRLYDGKDYFTIYDFVKAYHHFSDPEWDGEPLEPNPCSKCSQNPCVCEPTTPQPCATCCNSPCSCPKEPCPDCGQFRCVCNRKKKATVKLADGKARSIQHMMVTSFWHPDGTPMSAQQFMEQLFGKLPEFFKDESELRAIWSVPDTRAKLLDGLSEKGFGNAQMAEMQRIIDAEKSDLFDVLAYVAYALPTKTREERANQARLEINANFNAKQQAFLDFVLAHYVTEGVHELATEKLTPLLRLKYNNSIADAVSDLGHPNEIGKVFADFQHYLYEEAA
- a CDS encoding ABC-three component system protein, whose amino-acid sequence is MASSIAPITLPLPTSTGATPSDFVHAGRPIPAIERIRLFEPTAWEEFVLEWADSLRTEYERVERCGGAGDCGRDIIGISKCGTGQWDNYQCKHYRDPVTPTDIWLELGKLVYYTHQGVYTYPRKYSFVAPQGAGNKLSRLLRDPSLLKSQLIQNWDAYCRNGITSTGVISLDASLTTHLGQLDFSIFDAIPPLRIIDGHAKTRWHVARFGGGLPARPPIASPPSTPTAEEITYIRHLLEAYGSHLNRVIERLDDLSDDELKAHLLDSRREFYSAESLRAFSRDTLPPGEFEVLQDELHSGICDEVRGEHSNGYHRVLAVVRVARSLQLTAHALVSRLTVRDRGGICHQLANDNKLRWVK
- a CDS encoding ABC-three component system middle component 2; protein product: MSNTDTRLNLFNSPVEVGLRALVILTDIFPDACTLDRLVILDYFVIHSDDLPEGPLGLHPKTPHRSGEILVRRNTLQAGLMLFQSRGLIEIQYRKNGVCYAAMETSSSFLDAIDAEYVTDLRNRSAWLNSTLGNMPDVELHSVVQSNLGVWGAEFEMESVLHLEDKE